Sequence from the Colletotrichum higginsianum IMI 349063 chromosome 6, whole genome shotgun sequence genome:
CGGCAAGATCCTCGTACACGGGTCcaacggcgaggagctggccgTGCCGTACATGGGCGTCGCCTCGGACGTCCGCAAGAATTTCAGAAAAATGTTTGTCGACAACAGTCCCACCATGTACTCGGGACGGGGCGCGATCCCCATCCTGCACAAGTCCAAGTGAGTCGCTCCGTCGTATGGCACTTTCTCTAAATGCTGGACTTTGGGTGGTGTTTAGGATGGATTCCAAAGACTAACGGCGGTCTGCAGCTTCACGTTCAACCTCTCGTACTTTGAGCAAGACTTCCCGAAGCTCCAGGTCCGGCTCCGGTACGGCGCCCAGGTCCTCCGGTGGGACATTTTCGAGGTCGATTGGAAGGAGACGGATTGGGGCACGTATCCGCCTATCCCTGGCAAAGGTGGTTTCGTCgggatggcggcgacctggGTAGGTCTCGTCTTTTTTTGAGACACTTCACTACATCAACGTGCTGACTCCGGGCCAGGACAACGACAGACACACAGCGTACTTTGACCCGGATTTCCACGACGAGTTCGACCTCGTCAGGGGCCCGTTGACGGAGCTGTCGCGCGACGACTACAACTACCCCCTGTACGCGGCGTGGTGGCTGGGACGGTTGGCGAACggcaagaagatcaaggcgGGGAAGTACACGTAAGTACATGTTTGGTATTCGGGGGGGGCGGACTCGGTGTAATGCTGTCTCCGATGTCGACTGACACATGACAGGATGCGCATTGCTGCGCTGTCTCCGTTTGGCGATGCCACCAAGAGCGGCCACTGGGATATTTGGAGACGCGACTTTGAGGTCATTGGCAACCAGACGGAGCCTGATGAGAGGCGTCTTTTACCTGGCGGTGTATCCGGGTTCTAGGGCTCGATACCTTCTGCAGAGGTTGCCGTCGTCCGCAGTTGGAGATGATGCCCAGGGGGAGTGGAAGAACTGGCACACTTCCGTGCGGCGCAGTCGCCTACCACTTGCTGAGCTTATCGCAGAAGAAGGTTGCGTTTGGCTGGGCGTTGGCTGTTCATGTGTAAATATGCATTTCCAAAGATGGTGTTGACGTTGTGATGTCCACGTTCCAAAATCCAGTGCGTATCATAGCCTGGGAACTTGCTTTTAGTAACTCACCTAGTAGTCAAGCCAACAGTCATTCAGGACCCCCCCATCTTCTAGAAGATCCTTTTTATAACCGTTAGCTTTTCAGGGTTCCATTCGGTCTTACTATCAGGCGGTCTTACACCTACGGGGTTGGCCGCTCTGCATGGTCTAGACCGGACTCGGAGGCACAATAGCGGCACGAAAGCGGCACGGCGGCTAGCGCTGATGAGTTGTTTGCGACTCTCTATTGGATGGCTGGCAGAGTGTGATGGAGGGAATTTCCATGCAAGACTTCCGCCCTGAATTGACATGTCAACCCACGATTCCCCACATCCGCGTCCCCAATTTCTCCTGGAACAGGACGAGCGAGTTGAACGTGTTCTTGCAGCTCGCGaactctttctctctctgtctccctctcttcaACTTTGACTTTATTGGGCACATAACGGTGCCTGGCTTTGTGTGGTTGGAATCGATTTCTCGTTGAGCCCTGAAATCAATATTGTCACTCGTAGGGCGTAGACTAAGACCCAAACATCCTCCAAGACATCCAAAAGCAAGCATGGCGGACCCCTTCGCAACGGAATTGCCCCCAGTGCTCCCGGATGACATCGAGTTCGACTTCAGTCAATTCTGCTTATTCCCCTCCGCAGAAGATGTCTACGAGGATGTCTCCGCCAGTCATAACCAGGCTCAACCCACCAGCGGTGACACGCAACAACCAGACGAGCCCATggcatcgccgtcttcaAGCATCTCCGGAGGTGTGATGCTTtccgacgtcgtcgagaacgGCAACCTGGACCCCAAGACCGCAGACGACACGAACGCCTCCGCGGCAGAGACAACATCCAAGGCCGGCAGCCGCTTcacctccaccaccatcaGGGTCCTGAGGGCGTGGTTCGACAACCACGAGCGGTACCCCTACCCGACGccggaggaggtcgagaggCTGCAGAAGCGGACGGGGTTGagcaagcagcagctcaCGAACTGGTTCGCCAACACGCGTCGCCGCAAGCGGTTCTGCGCCAACGGGACCGCCTCCCCGCGGGTCCCGTCCTTCACGGAGCCCGGCTCCGGGCCCATCGACATCCCCGCGCGCCGGCCCACGCCCATGCCGTTCGAGCAGATGAACCCCCTGCAGAGGTGGGAGCACTCGCCGCCGGAGCACGAGCCCGCCCTGGTGTCCGACATCtcgcgcgccgtcgccgcgtcgtcgtcgaggcggtcggGCCTCTCGAACCGGTCGCGGTCGTCCGCCAGGTCGTCCGACAACGCCTCGTCGGTGAGCAGCGTCGGCACCTCGCGTTCGAGCAGGGGCTCGAGGTCCAACGGCTCCGCGTACTCGTACGGCTCCAACGCGTCTCCCGTGCCCACGCACGGCATCAGGAAGGACTCGagccggcggaggcggcgggccaTGGCCAAGGGCCAGAGGGACAAGCCCAAGAGCCTGATGCAGACGCGCAACCTCTACCAGTGCACCTTCTGCGCCGAGACGTTCAAGACAAAGTACGACTGGCAGCGCCACGAGAAGACGCTCCACCTCTCGCTCGAGGAGTGGGTGTGCTcgcccggcggcgccatcgagatCGACCCGGAGCGAGGCATCCTGTGCGTCTActgcgacgaggtcggcccGGACCAGCAccacctcgacggccacCACCAGGCGGCCTGCTCCGACAGGCCGCTCGACGAGCGCACGTTCTACCGCAAAGACCACCTGCGGCAGCACCTGAAGCTCGTGCACAGGACCAAGAAGATGACCAAGTGCGCCGAGAAGTGGAAGGTCACGACGGACGCCATCCGGTCGAGGTGCGGGTTCTgcgacgccgcgctcgagTCGTGGTCCCATCGCGGCgaccacatcgccgaccacTACCGCAGCGACGGCATCACCATGTCGGACTGGAAAGGGGACTGGGGGTTCGAGCCCTCGGTGCTTGCGAAGCTGGAGAACGCGGTGCCTCCATGTAAGTTTTTACCCTTGCTGCCTACCTCACTATCCCCTTTTTCCTCCCCTCTTCgtgaaaagaagaagaagaaaaccaatgatcctcgacctcgctgACACGCCAGAAAACAGACCTCATCCAGTGGGAGCAGAGCGCCCCGGTGCCCTTTTGCGCAAACGACGGGCCGGCCGACACGTGCCCCAGCGCGTACGAGCTGCTCAAGCTGGAGCTCGAGTACTTTGTGCGCAACTTCTTCGAGGCGCACGAGGCCCTGCCgtcggacgacgacctcgtctaCGAGGGGTGCACCATCATCTTCGGCTCGCAGCTCTTCTCGCCCGacctcgacccggccgccagCTCCTGGCTGCGCGACCTGTTCATGGACGCGACCGAGATCGCGGCGCGGGCCCGCCTGCGCCCGATGAACCAGCTGGCCAAGCTGCGCATGAGCCAGCTGCGCATCAAGGGCAAGGCCGACATCTTTGAGGACTGCGAGCTCGAGTCCCAGCTGTGCCGGCACCTGCGCGAGCACACgagcctcggcctcgccgtctcgGACGCCGAGCTGCAGCAGGAGGCCTGCGCCACGCTGTACCGCGTCGaggcgtcctcgacgaacCCCTCGCGCCGCTTCGCCGGGTTCCTGGTCCGCCTCATCTCGGAGTCGACCGGCTGGATCGAGTCCCTGCGCCAGAGGGCCGAGCAGTTCGTCGGGGACCCGTACCTCGACTTCGG
This genomic interval carries:
- a CDS encoding C2H2 type zinc finger domain-containing protein, giving the protein MADPFATELPPVLPDDIEFDFSQFCLFPSAEDVYEDVSASHNQAQPTSGDTQQPDEPMASPSSSISGGVMLSDVVENGNLDPKTADDTNASAAETTSKAGSRFTSTTIRVLRAWFDNHERYPYPTPEEVERLQKRTGLSKQQLTNWFANTRRRKRFCANGTASPRVPSFTEPGSGPIDIPARRPTPMPFEQMNPLQRWEHSPPEHEPALVSDISRAVAASSSRRSGLSNRSRSSARSSDNASSVSSVGTSRSSRGSRSNGSAYSYGSNASPVPTHGIRKDSSRRRRRAMAKGQRDKPKSLMQTRNLYQCTFCAETFKTKYDWQRHEKTLHLSLEEWVCSPGGAIEIDPERGILCVYCDEVGPDQHHLDGHHQAACSDRPLDERTFYRKDHLRQHLKLVHRTKKMTKCAEKWKVTTDAIRSRCGFCDAALESWSHRGDHIADHYRSDGITMSDWKGDWGFEPSVLAKLENAVPPYLIQWEQSAPVPFCANDGPADTCPSAYELLKLELEYFVRNFFEAHEALPSDDDLVYEGCTIIFGSQLFSPDLDPAASSWLRDLFMDATEIAARARLRPMNQLAKLRMSQLRIKGKADIFEDCELESQLCRHLREHTSLGLAVSDAELQQEACATLYRVEASSTNPSRRFAGFLVRLISESTGWIESLRQRAEQFVGDPYLDFGPVQATLESLADDPMNGLFGGGLGGLGQMTLGSGSQPVPSGTGDRMATGGGGGGGGDALASFLEPVMYSQPPGAGPGLMPDDLFKDGASASASASVMGAQDFYSRLQTSKTLFAGSGFSLGWTEQPSAKGIPFFLNDPNRYGRLAGELSRFVASSMSPNNPNKHVPTDDEIRYQARWIFYDDDDPWNQTPADTPEWLAEFKKQVGLP